Within the Halorhabdus rudnickae genome, the region GTGCTCCCGGGACCGACGGTCAGGACCGACGACGAGACGCTCGATCGACTCCGCGATCGGACTGACGCCACCCTGTCTCTCCACACGACCGAGGACTTCGCGCCCGGACGGGCACGACATCGCCTGCGCGACCAGTTCGGTGCGGAGACCATCGAGAGCGTCGGGATGGGCGACAGCGACACGACGATCGCCGCTGCGGGAGGCGTCCTCGCATACGTCGAAGAGACTGGTCAGGGCGTGCTCGCCTCGATGACGCGACTCCAGCGGTACGGCGCGGGCGAACACGTCGAACTCGATGCGACGACACAACGCAACCTCGAACTCACGGAGACGATGCAGGGCGATCGCTCCGGGTCGCTGCTCGATACCATCGACCACACAGTCACGAGCGCCGGGACGCGGACGCTTCGTGCGTGGCTCCAGCGGCCCCGCCGATCGACGGCGGAACTGCACTCACGACAGGATGGCGTCGCCGCCCTCGCGTCGGCCGCGATGGCCCGCGAGCGCCTCCGGGAAGAGCTGAGCGACGCCTACGATCTTCAGCGACTCGCGAGCAAAGCCGCTTCGGGAAGTGCTGACGCACGTGACCTGCGGGCGGCCGCCGACACGCTCGCACGCTACGAATCGGTCCGAAACGTCGTCGCCGACGCGTCCGAACTCGCCGATTCACCGATCCTCGACCGGCTGGACGGACTCGACCGGTCCGCGATCGATGACCTCGCCAGGGAACTCGACGCGGCGGTCGTCGAGGATCCGCCGGGGACGATCACCGAGGGTGGGATCATCCGACGAGGCTACGACGAGGAACTGGACGACCTGGTCGAGCGCCACGAGAGTGCCCTGGAGTGGATCGAGACGCTGCCCGACCGCGAGCAGCGCGAACACGGCATCACGCACCTCTCGGTCGACCGAAACAAAACAGACGGCTACTACATCCAGGTCGGCAACAGCGAGACAGAGAAGGTACCCGAGTACTACGAGAGCGTCAAGACGTTGAAAAACGCCGAACGCTACACGATCGACGAACTCGAGGAGCGCGAACGGGAGATCCTCCGGCTGGAAGAACAGCGACACGACCTAGAACGAGAGCTGTTCGAGGCATTGCGCGATCGCGTTGCCCAGCGTGCCCAACTCCTGCAGGACGTCGGGAGCGTGCTGGCTGCAGTCGACGTTCTCGCAGCACTGGCGACCCACGCCGTCCGGAACGACTGGACGCGTCCGGAGCTGCTCGATTCGCGCGCCCTGGAGATCGAGGCCGGCCGCCACCCTGTCGTCGAGGGGACGACCGAGTTCGTTCCCAACGACCTCTACATGGACGAGGACCGCCGGTTCCTGATCGTCACCGGGCCGAACATGAGCGGGAAGTCGACGTACATGCGACAGGCCGCCCTGATCGTCCTGCTGACCCAGATCGGGAGTTTCGTCCCCGCGCGCTCGGCCCGGGTCGGGCTTGTCGACGGCATCTACACCCGTGTCGGTGCCCTGGACGAACTCGCTCAAGGCCGCTCGACGTTCATGGTCGAGATGCAGGAGTTGTCGAACATCCTTCACTCCGCGACCGGAGACTCGCTGGTCATCCTCGACGAAGTGGGGCGTGGAACCGCCACTTTCGATGGCATCTCCATCGCCTGGGCAGCCACCGAGTACCTCCACAACGAGGTACGGGCCAAGACCCTGTTTGCGACGCACTACCACGAACTAACGAACCTGGCCGAGCACTTGCCCCGCGTCGAAAACGTCCACGTCGCTGCCGACGAGAGCGATGGCGACGTCACGTTCCTGCGTACCGTCCGTGAGGGCGCGACCGATCGGTCCTATGGTATCCACGTCGCCGATCTGGCGGGCGTTCCCGATCCGGTGGTCGATCGCTCGCGGGACGTACTCGATCGACTGCGCGAGGAGAAAGCCATCGAGGCCAAAGGCGGCTCCGGCGGGACGACTCAGGCCGTCTTCGACCTCTCAGACGGTGCGTTCACCGCCGGTGACGGGGCGAGTGCGGACGGCAGCGGGGATGAGATGCGAGACAGAATCGCGGATCGTTTCGGCGACGATGCGGAGGGCGTCCTCGAGGAACTGGCCGCCCTGGATGTCAATGAGACGCC harbors:
- the mutS gene encoding DNA mismatch repair protein MutS, giving the protein MSDATGIVGEFFSLQGETDADLLAMQVGDFYEFFGEDAETVAEELDLKVSQKSSHGSSYPMAGVPVDELTPYLKGLVERGYRVAVADQHETENGHARAIDRIVTPGTLLETTDADARYLTGIVAGDEEWGLAFADVTTGQFFVTSVDDRSAVLSELYRFDPAEVLPGPTVRTDDETLDRLRDRTDATLSLHTTEDFAPGRARHRLRDQFGAETIESVGMGDSDTTIAAAGGVLAYVEETGQGVLASMTRLQRYGAGEHVELDATTQRNLELTETMQGDRSGSLLDTIDHTVTSAGTRTLRAWLQRPRRSTAELHSRQDGVAALASAAMARERLREELSDAYDLQRLASKAASGSADARDLRAAADTLARYESVRNVVADASELADSPILDRLDGLDRSAIDDLARELDAAVVEDPPGTITEGGIIRRGYDEELDDLVERHESALEWIETLPDREQREHGITHLSVDRNKTDGYYIQVGNSETEKVPEYYESVKTLKNAERYTIDELEEREREILRLEEQRHDLERELFEALRDRVAQRAQLLQDVGSVLAAVDVLAALATHAVRNDWTRPELLDSRALEIEAGRHPVVEGTTEFVPNDLYMDEDRRFLIVTGPNMSGKSTYMRQAALIVLLTQIGSFVPARSARVGLVDGIYTRVGALDELAQGRSTFMVEMQELSNILHSATGDSLVILDEVGRGTATFDGISIAWAATEYLHNEVRAKTLFATHYHELTNLAEHLPRVENVHVAADESDGDVTFLRTVREGATDRSYGIHVADLAGVPDPVVDRSRDVLDRLREEKAIEAKGGSGGTTQAVFDLSDGAFTAGDGASADGSGDEMRDRIADRFGDDAEGVLEELAALDVNETPPVELMARVQELQDELDEG